One Candidatus Abawacabacteria bacterium DNA window includes the following coding sequences:
- a CDS encoding methyltransferase domain-containing protein: MISTYRRLKAFLGKCRTFLVRRSVNQENRFRSIENFHLFVSEVVNSTIEQMEEANNRLLTLEKSVSELKQFSHFSEEKLLLQNTLEQYPAINYFEFENTFRGDEALIKARQSVYLQYFKDRHAVLDIGCGRGEFLELMRENSIEAQGIDLDKDMCDYCQKKGLKVSCEDLFVFLLRSPDNSFDGIFSAQVIEHLDFEQLQRLMYLLQKKLMVGAKAVLETVNPLCPVAHQHFYMDLTHIKPLFPDVVAFLAQSFFLKKHALLFRTPVIPDLPEVQNDISQAHLYGDYALVLEK; encoded by the coding sequence ATGATTTCAACGTACCGAAGACTCAAAGCATTTTTAGGCAAGTGTCGTACTTTTTTAGTACGTAGATCTGTGAATCAAGAAAATAGATTTAGAAGTATTGAAAATTTTCATTTATTTGTCAGTGAGGTAGTAAATTCAACTATCGAACAAATGGAAGAAGCTAATAACCGTTTACTTACTTTGGAAAAAAGTGTGAGTGAGCTCAAACAATTTAGTCACTTTTCTGAAGAGAAGCTGTTGTTACAAAACACCCTGGAACAATATCCTGCCATTAATTATTTCGAATTTGAAAATACTTTCCGTGGTGATGAGGCGTTGATCAAGGCTCGGCAATCAGTTTATTTGCAGTATTTCAAAGATCGTCATGCAGTTTTAGATATTGGCTGTGGTCGCGGTGAATTCTTAGAGTTGATGCGAGAAAATAGCATTGAAGCACAGGGGATAGATTTGGATAAAGATATGTGTGATTACTGTCAAAAGAAAGGTCTCAAAGTAAGTTGTGAGGATTTGTTTGTGTTTTTATTACGAAGTCCAGACAATTCTTTTGATGGGATTTTTTCTGCACAGGTGATTGAACATCTGGATTTTGAGCAATTACAAAGATTGATGTATTTACTACAAAAAAAATTGATGGTAGGAGCAAAGGCGGTGTTAGAAACAGTAAATCCACTTTGTCCAGTTGCGCATCAACATTTTTATATGGATTTGACACATATTAAGCCGCTCTTTCCTGATGTTGTTGCTTTTTTAGCTCAGTCCTTCTTTCTAAAAAAGCATGCTTTATTATTTCGCACACCAGTGATTCCCGATCTGCCGGAAGTCCAAAACGATATTTCTCAAGCACACCTTTATGGTGATTATGCTTTAGTTCTTGAGAAATAG
- a CDS encoding glycosyltransferase yields MRIGINLTHLNPGVNGGIEHCIRAWLHYFPIIASQHTYVVFAHRKVLDTLDAIEKYEIVEVPYWLENLPAVTASLGKLIPERGIDVWWSPLMILDPLNLSIPSAFVLADLQHEYYPNFFSPEELSWRRKQIAFSAEHADLVITISEDAKKDIVNFLKIPADKVSVAYLDSEPWFKEDLIKAKKSLVREKYHLPPRFLFYPANTWPHKNHINLLKAFNLLKKVYSDLSLVFTGAASNAHADIQSFIDSHGLSEKVHYLGHIAREDMPYIYSNAEMLVFPSLFEGFGIPLVEAMRSGCPIVASSVTSVPEIAKDAALYVDPKNPLDIAEKISRLLDNASLKHALLSNAAVQVKNFSYEQSAKTIIQNLEKIATVHWHGKENATLTSTAEMPLVSIITPSYNQGEFIEETIKSVMEQTYKNIEYIIVDGGSKDNTVEIITKMVAQYPNRIQWISEKDKGQSDAINKGLRRARGDIVAWLNSDDIYDLATVEKVVSFFKSNKAISFVHGQGLHIAKDGTFLELYPSKPCDYNTLHYSCPICQPTSFWRRDILLTVGYLNPTLHFAMDYEYWIRISKQFKMGFIPDHLASTRIYEATKTSNQRHKVHREILEVVKSNYCSVHANWIYAYAHTYPAIANNDRKSFLKNLIFVHALIWYSSINFLRYNHSIPLSSVKLFLGWLWAAFTKRK; encoded by the coding sequence ATGCGCATAGGAATCAACCTTACACATCTCAATCCGGGGGTGAATGGTGGGATAGAACATTGTATTCGAGCATGGCTTCATTATTTTCCTATCATTGCTTCACAACATACTTATGTTGTTTTTGCCCATAGAAAGGTATTGGATACTTTGGATGCTATTGAGAAGTATGAAATTGTAGAAGTTCCTTATTGGTTAGAAAACTTACCGGCTGTTACCGCTTCTTTGGGAAAGCTCATTCCAGAAAGAGGAATAGATGTGTGGTGGAGTCCTTTGATGATTTTGGACCCGCTAAATTTGTCTATACCTAGTGCTTTTGTCCTAGCAGATTTACAGCATGAATATTATCCAAATTTCTTTTCTCCTGAAGAGCTTAGCTGGCGTAGAAAACAAATTGCGTTTTCCGCAGAGCATGCTGATTTAGTGATTACCATCTCAGAAGATGCAAAGAAAGATATTGTTAATTTTCTCAAAATTCCAGCTGACAAAGTAAGTGTTGCTTATCTCGATAGCGAGCCTTGGTTCAAAGAAGATCTGATAAAAGCAAAAAAATCTCTTGTTCGGGAAAAATATCACTTGCCTCCAAGATTCTTGTTTTATCCGGCAAATACCTGGCCTCATAAAAATCATATCAACTTGCTAAAGGCATTTAATTTATTAAAAAAAGTTTATTCTGATCTTTCATTGGTTTTCACCGGAGCTGCTAGTAATGCTCATGCCGATATTCAATCTTTTATAGATTCACATGGGCTGTCGGAAAAGGTTCATTATTTAGGACATATAGCTCGAGAGGATATGCCCTATATTTATAGTAATGCAGAAATGCTCGTTTTCCCCTCATTGTTTGAAGGTTTTGGTATTCCTCTCGTTGAAGCAATGCGTTCAGGTTGTCCTATAGTTGCTTCTTCAGTCACTAGTGTTCCCGAAATAGCAAAAGATGCTGCTTTGTATGTAGACCCGAAGAATCCCCTAGACATAGCAGAAAAGATCAGTCGTTTATTGGATAATGCTTCATTAAAACATGCTTTGTTGAGTAATGCGGCTGTGCAAGTTAAGAATTTTTCTTACGAGCAGTCTGCCAAAACGATAATTCAGAATTTGGAAAAAATTGCTACCGTTCACTGGCATGGGAAAGAAAATGCCACTTTAACAAGCACAGCAGAGATGCCTTTGGTTTCAATTATTACACCATCATATAATCAAGGAGAATTTATTGAAGAAACAATAAAAAGTGTGATGGAACAGACCTATAAAAATATCGAGTATATTATTGTGGATGGTGGTTCAAAAGACAATACGGTAGAGATAATTACTAAAATGGTTGCCCAATATCCTAATCGTATTCAATGGATATCAGAAAAGGACAAGGGACAATCTGATGCAATCAATAAAGGTTTGCGGAGAGCTCGCGGGGATATTGTCGCTTGGCTGAATTCAGATGATATCTATGACCTTGCTACAGTTGAGAAGGTTGTTAGTTTTTTTAAGAGTAACAAGGCTATATCCTTCGTTCATGGTCAAGGACTTCATATTGCCAAAGATGGCACTTTTTTAGAGCTCTATCCTTCAAAACCATGTGATTACAATACTCTCCATTATAGTTGCCCAATATGTCAACCCACTAGTTTTTGGCGGAGAGACATTTTGCTTACCGTTGGTTATTTGAACCCAACTCTGCATTTTGCCATGGACTATGAGTATTGGATTAGGATTAGTAAGCAATTTAAGATGGGTTTTATTCCTGATCATCTGGCCAGCACCCGTATATACGAGGCTACAAAAACTTCGAATCAACGTCACAAAGTGCATAGAGAAATATTGGAAGTGGTGAAAAGTAATTATTGTAGTGTTCATGCCAATTGGATCTATGCTTATGCACACACATATCCCGCTATTGCCAATAATGATCGAAAAAGCTTTTTGAAGAATCTTATTTTTGTGCATGCCCTAATCTGGTATTCTTCCATTAATTTTTTACGCTATAATCATTCAATCCCTTTAAGCAGTGTGAAGCTGTTTCTGGGGTGGTTGTGGGCAGCATTTACTAAGCGAAAGTAA
- a CDS encoding glycosyltransferase family 4 protein, with protein MKIGIDVSLVPGSRAGVGTYAYNLVKYLSRFQSPHEYTLFPFFYHIYHPDFKMTAIPLEHREQFHYKFQHLPKEWIDYLWNNPHIDRKPLLGNLDLLHSTTFCVPLDFTGKLVVTIYDVSFYTHPQYHQQANIDHCLKGTLDAVEKADVIIAISEHTKVDLMRYFQCPEERIVVTPLGYDRDFYYPITSPNAIQIVLERLQIKSPYIFALGTVEPRKNMDGLIMAYDALPRALKDKYNLIIGGGKGWLDNKVFSLIQERNLQDKVKFLGYVEEDDLRYLYSGAACFVFPSHYEGFGLPLLQAMACCCPCITANNSSLLEVAGDAALLVDAANIPSITNAIQQLLTDTHLASQLKQKGLAQAQKFSWEDCAQKTLDIYNSLS; from the coding sequence ATGAAAATAGGTATTGATGTAAGTTTGGTACCGGGGAGTCGAGCGGGAGTAGGGACCTATGCTTATAATTTAGTGAAGTACCTTTCTCGTTTTCAATCCCCACATGAATACACCTTATTTCCCTTTTTTTATCATATCTATCATCCAGATTTCAAAATGACTGCGATTCCATTAGAACATAGGGAACAATTTCATTATAAATTTCAGCATTTACCAAAAGAATGGATAGATTATTTGTGGAATAATCCTCATATTGATCGAAAACCTCTTTTAGGTAATCTCGATCTCCTTCATTCTACCACCTTTTGTGTTCCATTAGATTTTACTGGCAAATTAGTGGTAACTATTTATGATGTGAGTTTCTACACTCATCCACAATATCATCAACAAGCTAATATCGATCATTGTTTAAAAGGTACTCTCGATGCGGTCGAGAAAGCGGATGTAATCATTGCGATATCGGAGCACACAAAAGTTGACTTAATGCGCTATTTCCAGTGTCCAGAAGAGCGGATCGTAGTGACGCCATTAGGATATGATAGAGATTTTTATTATCCCATCACTTCACCTAATGCAATTCAAATAGTACTTGAGCGATTGCAGATAAAATCCCCTTATATTTTTGCTTTAGGCACGGTGGAACCCCGAAAAAATATGGATGGTCTGATTATGGCTTATGACGCATTGCCGAGAGCTTTAAAAGACAAGTACAATTTAATTATTGGTGGAGGAAAGGGGTGGCTAGATAATAAAGTTTTTTCTCTTATTCAAGAAAGAAATTTGCAAGATAAAGTAAAGTTTCTAGGTTATGTTGAAGAAGATGATCTGCGGTATCTCTATAGTGGAGCCGCTTGCTTTGTATTTCCTAGTCACTATGAAGGTTTTGGCTTGCCACTTTTGCAGGCAATGGCCTGTTGCTGTCCTTGTATTACCGCTAATAATTCTTCTCTGTTGGAAGTTGCTGGGGATGCAGCATTGCTAGTTGATGCTGCTAATATCCCAAGTATTACTAATGCAATTCAGCAACTTTTAACCGACACCCACTTGGCTTCACAATTAAAGCAAAAAGGTTTAGCGCAAGCTCAGAAGTTTTCTTGGGAAGATTGTGCCCAGAAAACCTTGGATATTTATAATTCATTAAGCTAG
- a CDS encoding GDP-L-fucose synthase: MLNKNSMNSNNTRILLTGSNGFLGQYVHKELQHQGVEISNIVIPRSITHDLRKLTICEELVKNIDVVIHLAAKVGGIGFNKENPAMLYYDNIIMGTHLIDSAYRAGVKKFVCLGTICAYPKFTPVPFQEQSLWDGYPEETNAPYGLAKKMLLVQLQAYRQQYGFNGIYLLPVNLYGPGDNFNPESSHVIPALIKKCIDAIKNKTDQIVIWGDGTASREFVYAQDCAEAIVAATLKYEKGEPVNIGSGQEISIKDLVNIIVELTGFSGKIIWDTSKPNGQPRRCLDTSRAKNEFGFVARTSLKDGLRATIEWYKKNLA, from the coding sequence ATGCTTAATAAAAACTCAATGAATAGCAATAATACAAGAATATTGTTAACAGGAAGCAATGGTTTCTTAGGACAATACGTCCATAAGGAGTTACAACACCAGGGTGTAGAAATAAGTAATATTGTCATTCCACGATCAATCACTCATGATTTACGGAAATTAACTATATGTGAAGAATTGGTAAAGAATATTGATGTCGTTATCCATCTTGCAGCAAAAGTAGGTGGCATTGGCTTCAACAAAGAAAATCCCGCAATGCTGTATTATGACAATATTATAATGGGTACCCACCTGATTGATAGTGCCTATAGAGCCGGCGTAAAAAAGTTTGTTTGCCTGGGCACCATTTGTGCTTATCCCAAATTCACACCAGTACCGTTCCAGGAACAGAGTTTGTGGGATGGTTATCCTGAAGAAACGAATGCACCATATGGACTAGCTAAAAAAATGCTATTGGTACAATTACAAGCTTACCGACAACAATACGGTTTTAATGGTATTTATTTATTACCTGTGAACTTATATGGTCCTGGAGACAATTTCAATCCTGAGAGCTCACATGTCATACCGGCATTGATTAAGAAGTGTATAGATGCAATTAAAAATAAAACAGACCAAATTGTCATATGGGGAGATGGAACCGCTTCGAGAGAATTTGTATATGCCCAAGACTGCGCTGAAGCAATAGTTGCCGCTACCTTAAAATATGAAAAAGGTGAACCCGTGAATATTGGCTCCGGTCAAGAAATATCAATCAAAGATCTGGTCAATATAATAGTGGAACTAACAGGCTTTTCCGGCAAAATTATTTGGGATACTAGCAAACCAAATGGTCAACCACGCCGTTGTCTAGATACTTCACGAGCAAAAAATGAATTTGGATTTGTGGCCCGAACTAGTCTAAAAGATGGGTTACGCGCAACCATCGAATGGTACAAAAAGAACCTAGCTTAA
- a CDS encoding glucose-1-phosphate cytidylyltransferase: protein MKTVILCGGMGTRLREETEFKPKPMVNIGGYPIIWHIMKIYAHYGHKEFVLPLGYKGEMIKEYFIGFDWRNKDFSLDLATRDVKLHANGGITDWLIHFVETGVESMTMSRLFQVKHLLLEDEDNDDYFMLTYGDGVADIDLDALLEFHKEKGKMITLTGINPPGRWGIIEVDANHIITDFAEKPQSTEFVNGGFMIMNKEIFKYVDQNNLMIEVDLLPRMAKMGQVALYHHQGFWQAMDTYRDFTKLNEIWETEHPWKKW from the coding sequence ATGAAAACGGTGATTTTGTGTGGAGGTATGGGAACACGTTTACGTGAAGAAACAGAGTTTAAACCTAAACCAATGGTGAACATAGGAGGATATCCAATTATTTGGCATATCATGAAAATATATGCTCATTATGGTCACAAAGAATTTGTGTTGCCTTTAGGTTATAAGGGGGAGATGATAAAAGAATATTTCATTGGTTTTGATTGGCGAAATAAAGATTTTTCTCTCGATCTGGCTACACGAGATGTCAAGCTACATGCTAATGGTGGCATAACTGATTGGCTCATTCACTTTGTAGAAACAGGAGTAGAATCGATGACCATGTCGCGACTTTTCCAAGTCAAACATTTACTACTCGAAGATGAAGATAATGACGATTATTTTATGTTGACCTATGGTGATGGTGTAGCTGATATAGATCTTGATGCTTTACTTGAATTTCATAAAGAAAAAGGCAAAATGATTACCTTGACTGGTATTAACCCTCCTGGTCGTTGGGGAATTATTGAAGTAGATGCCAATCATATCATTACTGATTTTGCTGAGAAGCCACAATCAACCGAGTTTGTCAATGGGGGGTTTATGATAATGAATAAAGAAATATTCAAGTATGTCGATCAGAATAATTTAATGATTGAGGTTGATTTGCTTCCGAGGATGGCAAAAATGGGACAAGTTGCTCTCTATCATCATCAAGGTTTCTGGCAAGCAATGGATACCTATAGAGATTTTACTAAGCTGAATGAAATTTGGGAGACAGAGCACCCATGGAAAAAATGGTAA
- a CDS encoding GDP-mannose 4,6-dehydratase codes for MNDSHFKGKKVFVTGGTGLVGSHLVESLVNLGARVIVLFRELNPKSYFFSQHLQDKVTLVAGDLKNFERLVDIVTKHEIEYIFHIGAQAIVDTAYHNPLETLASNILGTAHILECARLHKKIKGVIIASSDKAYGKTADQYTEDSPLKGDHPYDCSKTCTDLLATTYFKTYGVPIAIARCGNIYGPGDFNFNRIVPGIIDALLNNRLWEIRSNGRFVRDYLYIKDAVSAYITLGENIENIKGEAFNFSTEDNLSVLDLLAKTEQILKQKVNYKILDIAKNEIPYQKLNYTKAQKVLRWNPQYTFDSAISETYSWYKNNIL; via the coding sequence ATGAATGATTCTCATTTCAAAGGGAAAAAGGTATTTGTTACTGGCGGTACAGGTTTGGTGGGGAGTCATTTAGTGGAGAGCTTAGTAAATTTAGGAGCCAGGGTAATTGTACTGTTCAGAGAATTAAATCCGAAGTCATACTTTTTCTCTCAACATCTACAAGATAAAGTAACTCTAGTGGCAGGAGATCTGAAAAACTTCGAAAGGTTGGTTGATATTGTTACTAAGCATGAAATCGAATACATTTTTCATATTGGTGCTCAGGCTATTGTCGATACAGCCTATCACAATCCACTAGAGACTTTGGCATCGAATATTCTAGGGACTGCCCATATCTTGGAATGCGCTAGGTTGCATAAGAAAATAAAAGGGGTAATTATCGCTTCTAGCGATAAAGCTTATGGCAAGACTGCTGACCAATATACTGAAGACTCACCTTTGAAGGGTGATCATCCTTATGATTGCTCTAAAACATGTACTGATTTATTGGCTACTACATATTTCAAAACCTATGGAGTGCCTATAGCAATAGCTCGATGTGGGAACATTTATGGTCCAGGAGATTTTAATTTCAATAGAATTGTTCCTGGTATCATAGATGCTTTGCTTAATAATAGGTTATGGGAAATTAGAAGTAATGGTAGATTTGTCCGTGACTATTTGTATATAAAAGATGCTGTGTCAGCCTATATCACTTTGGGTGAAAATATAGAAAATATTAAGGGAGAAGCTTTTAACTTTTCTACGGAAGATAATCTGTCGGTATTAGACTTATTAGCTAAAACTGAACAGATTCTTAAGCAAAAAGTAAACTACAAAATTTTGGATATTGCAAAAAATGAAATTCCTTATCAAAAATTAAATTATACGAAAGCACAAAAAGTGCTTCGCTGGAATCCACAATATACTTTTGACTCTGCTATTTCTGAAACTTATTCTTGGTATAAGAATAATATATTGTAA
- a CDS encoding NAD(P)-dependent oxidoreductase: MSSSKKKILITGGRGFLGRNLQEGLGDTYHILAPGHTELDLLDEGQVRQFLTEHRFDVVIHCANHDDSRNSKKDPTIALKNNLYMFFNLIKHKSLYGRMFYFGSGRAYDQRFYIPQMPEEYLGEHLPIDDYGLSKYIMSKYIENIPNICELRIFGLFGKYEDWEIRFISYACCKVMFGQDIVIHQNRYMSYVWVHDLIKLLKFFIEKESLKYSSYNICSAERIDLLTITDKVQKIADKTVKVLRRVEELGKEYSGNNNRLKEEIGDFTFTNMDDSIKELYQWYEGNKASIDESLLLLNK; this comes from the coding sequence ATGTCATCTTCTAAGAAGAAAATATTAATTACGGGAGGCCGAGGGTTTTTAGGAAGGAATCTCCAGGAAGGTTTAGGTGATACCTATCATATTCTAGCTCCTGGCCATACTGAATTGGATTTGCTCGATGAAGGCCAAGTGCGACAGTTTTTAACTGAACATCGATTTGATGTAGTTATTCATTGTGCCAACCATGATGATTCCCGGAATTCTAAAAAAGATCCGACCATTGCTTTGAAGAATAATCTCTATATGTTTTTTAATTTGATAAAACATAAGAGTCTTTATGGCAGAATGTTTTATTTCGGCTCAGGGAGAGCATATGATCAGCGTTTTTATATTCCTCAAATGCCTGAAGAATACTTAGGTGAACATTTGCCCATTGATGATTATGGTCTATCTAAGTACATAATGTCCAAATATATTGAAAATATCCCTAATATCTGTGAATTAAGAATCTTTGGTCTTTTTGGTAAATATGAGGATTGGGAAATTCGTTTTATATCCTATGCTTGCTGTAAGGTGATGTTTGGCCAGGATATTGTGATCCATCAAAATAGGTACATGAGTTATGTGTGGGTTCATGACTTGATAAAGTTATTGAAATTTTTTATTGAAAAAGAAAGTTTGAAATACTCATCTTACAATATTTGTTCTGCCGAACGAATAGATTTATTGACTATTACCGATAAAGTTCAAAAAATAGCTGATAAAACCGTAAAGGTACTGCGGAGGGTTGAAGAGCTTGGTAAGGAATATAGTGGTAATAATAATCGTCTAAAAGAAGAAATCGGTGATTTTACTTTCACTAATATGGATGACTCTATTAAAGAATTGTATCAGTGGTATGAGGGAAATAAGGCAAGTATTGATGAAAGTTTGCTGCTACTTAATAAATAA
- a CDS encoding glycosyltransferase family 2 protein — MDKKLISFVVPCYKEEENIPHTYQELVELAKTLTNYDYEIIFVDNGSPDKSQEIMRELAAKDAKFIPIFLSRNFGPETTILAGQQHARGDAVVFVEADLQDPVELIPEFIKKWEEGYDIVLGQRNSSDEKGLLFPIRKLFYKILHSVSYIDIPINVGTFSLITKQVNEAMNALPEKNRFGRGIRAWVGFKSYLIQYHRHERKRGKSYYNLSHLLKHAEKGLIGFSTLPLEMLTYLGLAMVLLAVFVIVFYFIRFLVYGNPFIGFSTIVMMIAFFSGIQIMAISIVGKYIAVIFEETKNRPQYIVKEIINYDRK, encoded by the coding sequence ATGGATAAAAAGCTGATTTCATTCGTGGTCCCTTGTTATAAGGAAGAAGAAAATATTCCACATACCTATCAGGAGTTAGTTGAATTGGCAAAAACTCTTACTAATTACGACTATGAAATTATCTTTGTGGATAATGGTAGTCCTGATAAGTCTCAGGAGATCATGAGGGAATTAGCAGCTAAAGATGCTAAGTTTATCCCTATATTTCTTTCTCGTAATTTTGGTCCAGAAACTACTATTTTGGCTGGACAACAACATGCCCGTGGTGACGCGGTGGTTTTTGTAGAAGCTGACTTACAAGATCCTGTTGAACTGATACCAGAATTTATTAAAAAATGGGAAGAGGGATATGATATTGTTTTGGGTCAAAGAAATTCTTCTGATGAGAAAGGACTGCTTTTTCCGATTCGGAAACTTTTTTATAAAATTTTACATAGTGTCTCCTACATTGATATTCCTATCAATGTAGGTACATTTAGTCTTATTACCAAACAGGTGAATGAAGCGATGAACGCTTTACCCGAAAAAAATAGATTTGGTAGAGGTATCCGCGCTTGGGTAGGATTTAAGTCGTATTTGATCCAATACCATCGTCATGAAAGAAAACGAGGAAAATCTTATTACAATCTATCACATTTACTGAAACATGCGGAAAAGGGACTAATTGGCTTTTCTACTTTGCCTCTAGAAATGCTGACTTATTTAGGATTGGCAATGGTGTTGTTGGCAGTTTTTGTAATTGTATTTTATTTTATTAGGTTCTTGGTATATGGCAATCCTTTTATTGGCTTTTCAACTATCGTGATGATGATTGCTTTCTTTAGCGGCATTCAAATTATGGCAATTAGTATAGTAGGGAAATATATTGCTGTGATATTTGAAGAAACTAAAAATCGTCCTCAGTATATAGTGAAAGAAATCATCAATTATGACCGAAAATAA
- a CDS encoding FAD-dependent oxidoreductase has product MTENNIYDVVIFGGGLNGLFLAYFLRKKYPHYKIAIVERAPQMGGLIETQKVGSAELEKFYHHIFLTDTILLETINTLNLADKLVFKDSSIANLNQQVFQPFVTPVDLLKYKGLSFFTKLKIGLYSLLIQKDRNGDKYANINSKEWITKKMGKEAWEKLWGPLFEGKFHDFAANLSLSFLWTRLHVRANSKKTGKEQLGYMKGSFSQISKKMVELLPTMEIVFFNGAEIQKITKADKDYQIQIGGQTLKTKFIISTFSPIIFKKVFQEFISADYLAKLNSVKYLAVICPTFILDKQLTPYYWTNIVDQQIPFKGIIEQTNLFDYPEYESNKIVYLSHYLKQDDPLLQKDDNYLKSYYLQNLEKAVGKKVEPKDIRINRAMFAQPVFTLDMNQDMIKFKTPIDNVFQCTMVNLLPMERGINSSIHIANEFVNSINL; this is encoded by the coding sequence ATGACCGAAAATAACATTTATGATGTAGTTATTTTTGGGGGGGGGCTAAATGGCTTATTCTTAGCCTATTTTCTACGCAAGAAATATCCTCATTATAAGATAGCTATTGTTGAGCGTGCTCCTCAGATGGGGGGCTTAATTGAAACTCAAAAAGTTGGTTCTGCTGAACTTGAAAAGTTTTATCACCATATATTTCTGACGGATACTATTTTACTGGAGACTATCAATACTCTTAATTTGGCTGATAAATTAGTATTCAAAGATAGTTCTATTGCCAACTTGAATCAGCAAGTCTTCCAGCCTTTCGTAACACCAGTAGATCTCTTGAAATACAAAGGTCTGTCATTTTTTACTAAGCTTAAAATTGGTCTCTATTCTTTATTGATTCAAAAGGATAGGAATGGTGATAAGTACGCTAATATCAATAGTAAAGAGTGGATTACTAAAAAGATGGGTAAAGAAGCCTGGGAGAAACTATGGGGACCTTTATTTGAGGGTAAATTTCATGACTTTGCTGCTAATTTATCTTTGAGCTTTTTATGGACACGTCTCCATGTTCGAGCTAACTCCAAGAAAACGGGAAAAGAGCAATTGGGCTATATGAAGGGTAGCTTCAGTCAAATTAGTAAGAAGATGGTAGAGCTACTCCCTACTATGGAGATAGTATTTTTCAATGGAGCCGAGATTCAAAAAATTACTAAAGCTGATAAGGACTATCAAATTCAAATAGGAGGTCAAACACTCAAGACTAAATTTATTATTAGTACTTTCTCACCTATTATTTTTAAGAAAGTTTTTCAGGAATTTATTTCTGCTGACTATTTAGCAAAACTTAATTCAGTAAAATATTTAGCAGTGATTTGTCCTACTTTTATTTTGGATAAACAACTAACACCTTATTATTGGACTAATATTGTCGATCAGCAAATACCTTTCAAGGGAATTATTGAGCAAACAAATCTGTTTGATTATCCCGAATATGAAAGTAATAAGATCGTCTATCTCTCACATTACCTTAAGCAAGATGATCCTTTATTGCAAAAGGATGATAATTATCTCAAAAGTTATTATTTGCAAAACCTAGAAAAAGCCGTAGGTAAAAAAGTAGAACCTAAAGATATTCGTATCAACAGGGCAATGTTTGCTCAACCAGTTTTTACACTCGATATGAATCAGGATATGATTAAATTCAAAACTCCTATAGATAATGTGTTTCAATGTACTATGGTAAATCTTTTACCTATGGAGCGCGGAATAAATAGTAGTATTCATATTGCTAATGAATTCGTAAATTCAATAAATTTATAA
- a CDS encoding EamA family transporter, whose amino-acid sequence MFKIIVVLLTVIFNTTGNILLKIGTQSFGNLATLSFGEKIVSLITNPALIGGVIAYGVGMIFFILSLSKIPVSVAYPMVSLGYVTVMMASYFFLKEPITAYKVLGIAIIFVGIFFLIKEA is encoded by the coding sequence ATGTTCAAAATTATTGTCGTATTACTAACAGTAATTTTTAATACCACGGGAAATATATTACTGAAAATTGGTACGCAAAGCTTTGGCAATTTAGCCACTCTCAGTTTCGGAGAAAAAATAGTGTCTCTGATAACTAATCCTGCTTTAATTGGTGGTGTGATCGCCTATGGTGTCGGTATGATATTTTTTATTTTGAGTCTCTCAAAAATACCCGTTAGTGTAGCTTACCCTATGGTCAGCTTGGGCTATGTGACAGTAATGATGGCTTCATATTTCTTTTTGAAGGAGCCCATTACTGCTTACAAAGTGCTTGGAATTGCAATAATATTTGTGGGTATATTTTTTCTGATTAAGGAAGCATAG